GCTCTAGGGCTTTATGTATTTGAGCTCTTGGGTCTTTTATGGACCAATTGGGATCCTTTGTTGTCCAAATACTTGCTCCCTTTTTGCTTATATGTGTATATCTAGACTATCACAAGAAATTCTTAGAGGAAGAAATAAACCATAAAAGCTTGATTGTTGTACTATGTAAGAAGTTTTATACCTAAACCCCCCCTTCTTTTAGAGGTTTACAATCTTTCCACCTTACTTTACAACTTTGAATGTCCTCATCATTTCCCTTTCATAtaaattcttttaaatttatcTCTAAATCCTCTAAAGTGACAACTTTGGATAGAAACAAGGCAAAAGCCTAATAACCCTAAATGCTTTAACAATGGTTTTAATCAATTGTGAATTTGAACAATATTTATTACAATTTTGTATTTTCATATAATCCAAGTAcactcaaatttaaattaaatgtccATATTTCAAAGTCTCATGGAACTGGTGTGTTCTTATATATTACTCCTTGCTTTATTTTATGCGATAGTTGCGTACTTATAAAGACTTTTGTTACtggcaaaaataatttttcttttttcaatataTCCAGTTTAGGCTATCTTCAATTGTATAGTTCATTCAAAACTCCTTTCTAATTTATATTGTTTTTCAAAGTTCAAACTAAAATCttatataaaaattattaaattcaaACCCTAAGATGGACTAACATGTTCTTGAGGTATCATACTCCCTCCATTAAAATGACAAACTTACCCAAGGGTAAAGTATCTCATCATTTTGGCAAAAAGAAACTTACATACTAGAGAGCATCATACATTCTCTACTAAAATTGTATCGGATAAGTCACCACCTATACTAACATATGTGACATGTATTAAATAACTAAGAGGGTGTTTGTTTTGTGACATATTTCAAGATTCTCGGGAATGTCACGGTCACAACATCTCATTCTAACATTTGTTTGAGCATAAAAATTTGACGTAAAAGGTATGTTCACATTCGTGAGAATGTAAGTTTGAGCATCCTGTTCTCATCTCCCTCCATGGATAAGTTTCATGGGAATCTTACTTTTTGGATCAAATTGCTTTCACACTTTTGGATGGTAATGCCGCTCACGCTATATTAttagatttaaaataatatattactaATAAACTAAaaggaaaaatttaaaattaatataaatattaattgttttaattagaaaaatatataaaatgttaattaaaaatattaattataaaattttaactaaaatttaattaattattaattttgaaacaacccaaatttttattagaaaatatttaaatggcAATTAAAAACATTGATTAACATacattttagttaatttttaattaaaatattaaaaatgctAAGTAAAGATATTAATAAGAAAAATTTaatcaattttttaattataaagtaTTTATAATATCTATTAAAAGTGTCACTAGTTAGTTAAGTAACATTTTAATTGAcatttataatttattaaatataattaatattatcatgttaaatATAATGATTAAAATTTAGACAAGGTATTACCCTCAATTactccaattaattaattattaagtgtTAAATATTCTAAATTTATAATTGTTAAAAATTGTAGATTTACTTAAGTAAATAATTTTAGGTCTTAAAAATATTAATGTTCTTCTGGTTACATACATATTAAAGGTATAATTgttattttccataattttatgtacgtttctaaaaaaaattataatgtgaatcaaataaaaaaaatttataaaataaataactttttttaaaaaaataaattttttaaaattttattttatgagaatatttttttatGGGCGAACAAGTCTTTTTTGGGGTGAGGTGAGGAAGAAAAGTTCAAAATCGAAGAAAATGGAGAAAGCGGCCGCGGCTGCTGACTGGGTGCTCACCGCAAACGCCATCCAGTGGAACGGATGGAAGCAACAAAATCTCAGCCTCAACCCCCAAGGGAATCCGTCGCTCAACGCTACAAACTCACCTGGCGAATCCTTTTGATCTCCAATCTCGCCCTCggaggtctctctctctctctctctctctctctctctctctctctctctctctctctctctctctctctctctctctctctcttgcgcTGACACACACACTGACACTCTGGAACATAGACGACCTGTGCTTGTATTTTAAGGAACGGTTGGAAATCCTAAACTCTGCACATCGCAATCTGAGTAGCCTTGATTTTGTGAGTGGTTCTTTGACATAAGAAGCAATTAAACCGTTTGATGCAATGTGGCTTTTCATTTTTTGTAAACTGCCATCTGGTGTGTTGGATGTTTGATCTATTGGGTTGGTAACTGGTGATTGGGGGCGTATTGTTTTAACATGTgaatttgttttcttcttctttctttgggTTTTTAATTTATATCCTGAGAGAGGGGAAgggttggtttagggtttaaacgTATGTATCTGATGATACCCTTTGTTCAAAGAGGTTGTTATCATGCAATTTTAAACAAATTCATCAAACTTCCCCTTATTGTTGGCCCATTGTAAAGAGGATTTGGCTCTGGCAGTTAGAAATATGTCCATCGCGTCACACTGGTATCTGGGAGCTTGGCTGTGGTTTTTGAAAACTTGCAAAGTTGTTGAAGCTAGCTCTGTTTCATCTTACATCTTATCCATGAATTAACTGTGCTTGTATTCTAGGATTGCTTGTGTCCATCAGTCACAGAGGTCAATGTTATTATTCCCCTGTCATAGTGGGTCTTTGGTTGTTCGAGTGTGATGAGGTTTAGCTGTGCGATATATCCTTTCTCTAAAACAAATCCCCTATTTTGTTCTCTGTTTTCCTTGAATTCTACAGGTTTGCATTGATTTTGGTGTTGTCGGTGAGAAAATGAGAAGTGGGAAAGATGTGTTGAAATTAAGGCTGAAATGAGTATTGGacaagaagatcattgtatttaGTGGCATTGGCATAAGCATTCCATGTTTAGGAGCTATGCTGACTTCTATTCCAAGAAGCTTAGTGAAAATATATGTAAATGAAGTCCTTTTTAGCATAGGGATGTTCTTTACAAGTGAGCTTGATATATATAGCTGAACACTAACTTGACCTAAAACCTTGAGCGGTTTGGTCCCAATGTGCATATTCCACTTGTCCTCCACTCAACTTTTTGATgtagaacaaactcacaagtggaatttctTAACAATCTTCTTCTCACTTGTGACTTTCAAATACTTTCGCTTGAACGGAAGCACCATTCCTAATCACTAGTGTCACACAACCATGGGAAAGCGACAAACTATGGGAGTTCATTTATCTATAGGACTCATATCGGTAGGATCTATCATTCTTCCATGGGGTTTACATCACATGATGAACACTTGAGTTTCAAACCATTAGCTCTAATATCACTTGTTAGCAGTTAGCACAGGGACATTCTTCACAAGTTGGCTTGATTTACCTGATTGAGCTCTAACTTAACCCGATAGTTTAAGCCATTAGGTTAAGTTGTGGCCCTGACCATGTATATAAGTCACTCATCCTCCACATAACTTTCCAATAGCAGATGAACTCACTAGTTGAACTTCTTAACAGTGTTTGTAGTAAGAGATCTAAGTAAGCAGAGGGTTTTAACTCTGAATGATACCAATTTAGTATTCACGTCTTCTGTTTGACTTTTTTATCTGCCTACCTGTGGCAATGTAATCAAATTTTATTCCCAATTCTATTTACACAACTAAGCAGAGAAGGTGGATGAAAATGGTTTTTTTGATGTGTTGTTAAACAATAAAAGCAACATATTTTGTCAGCCTCCAAAATTATTCTCAGTAGGCACTTTTAACCTTCAAAATTAACCCTATTGGATATACCTTATTGGGGTTTCTATAGCTGTTTCTGTTTTAATTGTTCTACCTGTCTGATGCTGACATAAAATTACCTTGTATTAGTAAACATGCTTGGTATAATAAACCCCTTTAATATAATAAACtctcaattttttaaatttctggaACCATATACAAATTATCTAGAAGCTGCATTAAATTTGGTTAAGATGCAGTAATTACATATTTGATAAGATAATTTGGATATTGGTCTGGTCTAGGTGTAATTGAATAAACTAAGGTGACCTTCTATGTTTGACTATGATATCAAACCTCCTGCCTAAGGATAATTCTTAGTATGCATATGATTTTGAGATTGGATGGAGTGCAAATTATTAAAATCAAGGAGAAAAAGGGTGGATTGAAGTGGTATGTCAAGTGCGAGCATATGGAATGCCCATAGTTAACAAAAAACACTGACACCCTAGCAAACCAAATATTGGTGCGAACTTTCCAAAGTGTGGAATATTATCATTCAAAAACACTATATCTAATGATCCAAAGTTTTGATTCTATTTTTTTCACATAACATAACTTTGTAATAGTTAAAAGTGGGGAatcatcacattttaattctatttctgtcattattaatctatttcttAGTAGAAATCTCGTCTACATTTAGAAACACCTCAACATCCTCACCCCAAAATACACAGGTGCCATTTCACCAATGTATCTATTTATGTATACCCTTAAcattccacattttagagcaCGTGCTGCGATCCCATTTCCATTCCTTGAACCAAAACGTCCCACATTCTAGGTAACATTTGGTGTGCTAATGAGgtggttaaaaattaaaattttgaatctgGAAGATCTTGGTTGTGGCAGGTAACATACATCTGACATCTCCACCTTATGAAGAGGTTGTTCTTGATGacgctctttctttctttttatatggATCAGTATTGAGCATAGAAATAGGTGAAATAAGCATGCTAACAATTGATGAACAGCCATAGCCTGGGAATAGTTTTGGTTTATGGGTTATTTAAGGACCATTTGGTATCATTGtgagaaattatgaaaacaaaaattttaaaaatcagaaaaaaaaaaaaactaaaaactaaaaaccttTTACCTATTAAGTTAATACTTCTAGAACTAGACAAAGTTAAAAATTGATTAatacaaatgctcatttttgtccttgaatcaaataataattacaaaatacaatTAAACTAATAAAACTACAaagtaatataaattaaaaatattataacaataaataaaaattattataattgttttatttaattattatatttcaaaattcactttacgaaaacaatcttattgtacatgacaattgaaatatagtaaaaatatCTTGTAAAtgaccttttttatttttttattttttttaatttcatgggcattttttattttaaatatattttaaatttatatgatcattttattttaattttaattgaaaaagTATGGATAAAATGATTGTTTTAATCTAAacaatttaattttggatgctaaAATATTATGgcaataggttgccaaaacaactgaaaaccattatggttttcagttttttcacAAGCAAATGAAAACCATCAACAAAAAGGGGaaactgacaacataaacaaacgcGTTTTCATAATTTGTTTATTCATTGTACAGAAACGAAAATCAAAAAcgaaaaaccaaaaatagaaacaaTATTAGAAAGACCTTTAGTTATTCTTGTGTGGTACTTTTTAGAGCAACTCGTGCACTGATTTCATATCTAATTCTATGTTTGGTATACAGGAATGGAATGGGATAAGAATGGAATAGATTGGAGAATGGAATGGAATAGGGAGTAGAATGGATTGATCATTCACTTTCCATAGTTTGGTGACAAATGTTGAATCACATTGGAATGGAATGGGCATTCCCATTCTCTATTCCATTCTCATGTTTGGTATAAGTAATTAATAATGAAATAGAATACtcatcaattttttaaaatacattaaaacacaacaacaacaacacaacaaaaccaagccttagtcccattaggtggggttggctatatgaatcctttcccgccaatttatgcgatcattgaccatttcttttgattaAAATGtacaaatataataattttttaaagaaattaacTCTTTTAAATATGACTTTaattaaaggaaaaaataataataaataaagcaTTCATTTATACCGCACATGtagaattttaaagaaaaaattagaCAACATAAATCCCAACAATTTCATTTTATCAATATCACATGTTTTAAGTgcatactaaattttttttaaaaaaattcctatTCTATTAAGAAGTTCAATGGTTTGTCAAATAAAACCAATATCCACATAACAAAACTAATCAATAAGAGCCTCAATTAATTTTTCGTCTTCTTCTTCGGTCCACAACCTTTGGCTTTTACCGGGACCACAAATGTCTTCGGGTGCCATACCTAAAAACCAATCAAGATACAGGAGTTGGATGCATcattaaaattcaatataatgGACAGTATCACTACAATCAAGATTTAAAAAGTACATGTCAAACAAGTCCATTCATTTGACATACACATAGGAGTTACCTCACTCTAATTGGAGACAAACATTTAAAAAACATTTAATATAATGGATGCATcattaaaattcaatataatgGACAGTATCACTACAACCAAGATTCAAGAATACATGCCAAACAAATAAACCTAGAGAAATTTATAATGAAGCAAAGATCTCTAATCTGTTTGAATTCGAAACATGCTTAGTTGCATGTTGACCTAAACCAAACTGTAATTAACAGCATGAAAATAACATTTACTGCCTGTGAAATACCCATCCACTTGGAAGGACAGAATCACAAAATAAACTATTCATTGTTTAGCTAGTGTCTTACATGGGTTAAGAAACTAGAATGTGCCAAAAATTcacatgtttttatttatttttcagtggGAATTTCTTTAAAACATTCcatttaagtaaaaatttacatGTGAAAACGTGTATTAAATGTTAATATTGGGGGCTTGGGCAAACTACGCAGGTACTGCATCGAGCATGTGTCCCTATAGCCCCATTTTCCCTCAACGTTTTGAAGGAGGAGATGCATATATTCTTAATTCACAATAACCTGTCCACAAAACTTTGTTCCCCACCATCCATGCTCGTATGCATGTTTCTATATAAGTGATACCCACGGAGGACCCATTATGTTAAATATATGCTTCGTTTTTTCTTGAATTATAGAACAGGCAATATTAGTTACCCAACAATTCAACCTCAGCTCGATGTTCTAGGATTTGGCAATGAGTTTTAACAATTGTCTCAAAGTAAAATGTAAAACACGCTGCATTACAAGGATCACAAATCCTTATGGACAGCATACCTTTACTATAAACGGGATAAATAGAGAAAAGGGGTAAATAGAGAATGGTAGGAAGCTATGAGCTCACTAaaacaaatcaaacaaacaaaaataGTAGTCAAAACAATTGGATCGCAGCCAGTAAAATTATCTCCAGTCCCCTTTAAGAAATTACAGATAGATAAGCCTGGTGGacaactgttttttttttttttttttaaattttttttaatcactgatttttaagtttttaacTCAAATTTCAGGCATTAAGGGTCCCTTTGCTGTCTTGGAGGCTTTAGCTGCTAAACCTGAGATAAGAATCTCAGgttaattcaaaaattttaattgaacATTTTAAAGCTTGTGCTGTGGGCTTCAGCTGCAACTACTGCTTCTGGTAGCCAGATCAAGGGTGACACATAGGAGCAGCTGGAAAGCAAAAGCAGCAAGAGCAAAGGCAAACCCAAGAAGGGAAAAAAGGTAAGGGGGTAGGAAGAAATAACCAGGTATGCATACCTATGCCTTcctagtgttatgattatacatacACACTGAAGGAATTCTGTTTTGGCTGTGTAAATCTGGTGTGACCACTGTTTACCTCTCAATAGATATGATTATTAGTGATGACATTGAAACTCTCTTGAAAAGAGCTTTCACGGGGGCATACTCTTTGTGTTCAAAAAGGAACCAGTTATGAATTCAAAGAGTATTCTCTTAAGAAGCTAGCCTGAGTGATATGTTTTCAAAATCCATTGAATCAGAATATTGGCGTAGGACACTGAACACCAAGAACCAAATGCCTGTAGTGAAAAGtgaatatatagaaatatatagtACTTTAAACATATAATAAACAAATACGTAGTAGGGGCAAACATTTTCTGAACAATTACAGAAAAATACACTCCATTCAATTTTTCATTCTACTCATTTCGTACTCCatatcaatttgatttttcattttatttatttcctaCTCCATTCCATGTTTGTTCTCAATTGCTTGTTTTCTTATTTCTTTGCTTTCTGTTTTTTTGGTTGCAAGGCTGTCCTAACCTAGGGGTGACTATTTGTGCCCATTCTGTTTCATTTGAAACAGAATGGCTGCAGGTTTGTAGGTAATTGAACCTGAATGAGAAATAATAATAGGGAATAGTAATATAAGAACATCAAACAGTATTTGAATGCTACAATTCCAAACTTCACCTGAAAATCAACACACAACTTGCAGCACCAAATGCCACTGAACTGAAGAAAATCAGTTGCTAATCGCTCAAATTGATCAATTTCTGCCACACAAATAGAGCTCGAAACAGCAAAGGAAAGCCCTAATCACTGCGTCCAAAATGCACAGCTTCCAATCAGATTTCCTAGAAGTTCATCCCTGCAAAGAGAAGTTGAAAGGAGAGGAGAAAGGGATGGAAGAGtgttgagagagagagtgaggggagTACCTCTGGTGTGAGAGGAGATGAGGGAGTATCGGGAGAGTCGGGGAGGGAGATGGAGGCGATTCCAACTTTAGGTTAGAATCAGCTTTCCTTTCATCttataatggaatcctttttCTTACTTTTAGTGGGAATGAGCATTCCAAGGGAAGAAGTATTCCcactttaaaaaatataaccaaaCATGGGAATGGAAATAAATGTTATTTCATTACTGTGTACCAAACATAGCATAAGTGTCATTCTAAATTCCATCGCTTTTCAATCATATTCTTTTGAGTTCCATTGGGAGCACGGATTTGGGCGTTGGATTCATgaattgaattatttttttaacaaCCCTCAGCAATTTTGTGTTAAATTTTGTCCTAAATTCTCACAATTTCAAATTCGCAGCCAATTTTGTACTAAAAATGCAATGTTGAAGATACTCTGCCACTTAATTTCTGGAAGCATCATATTCTGCCACTTCACAGATGATACACAAGAGTGCCCAGAACCATGGGGGGCAGCAATTAATAATGTTCTTATGGTTTGTGCAGCTTATATGTTTGTGAGGGCAAAAAAGAAGGATGCCGGAATAGGAGATAGGAAAACTGTGTCAGAAAATTCGTCTACTATAAGTACGGCTGCTGTGGCGTCTGAGGAACCCCTGCTCCCACCACCAACGATTGAGCCTAAGAAGGTGCACGAGCCCATTCCTGACAATCAGAAGCGCGAGCTTTTCAAGTGGATTTTGGACGTGAAGAGAAAAGCTGAACCAAAGAATCCTGAAGAAAAGAAGCAAATTGATGAAGAGAAGGCCATTCTAAAACAGTTCATTCGTGCAAAGTCCATCCCCACATTTTAAACAGCAGTTCTTTATGGCATTCTTTTTGTTCATCACTGAAACATTATTTAGTGAGGGAGGGTTCTCTTTTCTCCTGTTGCTTTTTTGGCTGatgggattttattttttttgggaatcaatGGCTTTGCCCTCTTTGATCACTTGTATTCAATGAAGATCCTGCCAAtatattcaatcagatcattttCCTACTAATACCTAAACTCTTTGATTTAATCGCGGTCCATGTATGCTTGTTTTAACAATGGCTTGgatttcttttcatttctttttgtaTTTCAAGTGTAGAATGCATGTGAGGCCTATACTTGTTAAGGAGTGTGTCAGTTCTGCCAGGTGTCCTATTACCTGAATAGGACAACTGATTTTTTAATCTGGTCAGTTGATTTAAATGGGATGATGAATTTCTAACCTTGCAGGTGTGATTCATTCCTTTTGATCCATGGACTGGATAATTGATTCTTGAGAAAAATTAATTTGAACTGCTTATTTCAGCTATTAATTTTATGCAATGTATGGCATTCACAAAGAACAATTGGGAACTTTGTGGCAATGTTTAAGATTTATTACGAGAAAATACTTTGTGCCAGTTCTTTTTCTGATTTATGGTTGTAATTGTTAGAAATGGAAATGCAGGGAGAATCTCAGAAGAAGATTttagagaaaagagaagaaaagaatgCTCTCTATATTTCTTCTGTTTCAATGAGCTTACAGTCATGTGGTTATATACAATTGCCAAAGAATATTGTaactaattaagaaaatacattaCTGCCCTTTATATATAGCTGGACAAGGAAAATGAGCAACTAACTAATAGAATCCAAAGGGAATATGAAAACAGAATGACAAACGTCAATCTTCAGTTGTATCATGTGTTGTGTGCTGCGCTAAATCCATCTccaatacccccccccccccccgttgCAAGATGGAGCGTAAAGATTTATGACTCCCATCTTGGATAAGTGAGAGTAAAGAACTTTTGAAGACAAAGCCTTTGTCATGGTGTTGGCAATTTGAGCAAAGTTAGGAACATAACGAGTGTAGACACTTCCATCTTGGATTTTGTCACGAATTAAATGGCAATCGAGCTCGATATGTTTGGTACTTTCGTGGAAAAGAGGGTTCGCAGCGATGTGTAGGGCAGCTTGGTTATCACAGTGAAGTAAAGTTGCCTAAGGATGAGGAACTTGAAAGGTAGATAAGATGAACCGTAGCCATGTTAAATTAGAACAGGTAGCAGCCATTGATCTACACTCTGCCTTTGCCGATGAGCGTGAAACAACTGATTGTTTCTTAGACTTCCAAGAGATCAGGGAAGAGCCAAGAAAGATGCAATAGCCCCCGATGGATCTTTTGGTGTCAGGACAAGAGGCCTAATTCGAGTCACAGTAGGCCTCAAGTTGAAAGGGAGAAGAATTGAGGAGAAGGAGACCTTGACCAGGGGCACCCTTGAGGTAGCGAAGAACTTTCTAAGCTGCCAGGAGGTGGGAATCAGTTGCGTTGGCCATGAATTGGCTTAAAGTTTGAACACTAAAGCATATGTCTGGCCGAGAGATGGTGAGGTACAGCAGGCGACCAACTAGTCTTCTGTAAACACTGGGGTTTGATAAAGGAGTACATGTGGACTTAGTGAGTTTGAGGTTTTGTTCCATAGGAACCTTAGTAGGAGTGCTCCCCAAGGTACCAGAATCTGCCAAAATGTCCAGTGTATATTTCTGTTGACATAAATGTATCCCTTGCAATCTCTATGCCAAGAAAGTATCACAATGTGCCAAGGTCCTTTATCTGAAACTTGCTGTGTAGAAAAGCCTTTAAGTCATTCACTACATTGAGATCATTGCTTGCAACAagtatgtcatcaacataaatgagTAAAATAACAAAGATGCCATTTGTGTCGTGGGTGAAAAGGCTATAATCAGCTTTGGATGGAGAGAAACTATATTAAAGTAAAGTAGTGGAGAGTTTAGAATACCATTGTCTCGATGCTTGTTTGAGACAATGCAAATTGAGTAACTTGCAAACTTGGTTGGGAGAACTTTTTTGTAGATGGGAGGCTAGGTCATGTAAATGTCTTCATGTAAATCCCTATGTAAGAAGGTATTATTGACATCAAATTGATGTAAATGCCAACCCTTAATCGATGCAACAACTAAAAGACACGGTGACTAGTTTTGCAACTGGAGAGAATGTCTCTTGGTAATCAACCCCTTCAAGTTGAGTGTATCCTTTAGCTACCAATCTGGCCTTCAACCTTTCAACATTGCCATCAGAGTTATATTTAATTTTGTAGACATATTTACAATCAATAGGTACTTTTCCAGGTGGTAAAGCAGTGAGTTCCCAAGTGTGGTTTGCTTCCAAGGTAGCCAGCTCATTATCTATAGCTTGACACCAACTGGGGTCCTTAATGGCTTGTTTAAAGGTTTGTGATTCAATGTGAGTGGAAATAATGGTGGAAAAGGCTTTATATGGATGTGAAAAAGATTGATAGGAAAGAGTATGATGCAGAGGAAAGGGTGTATCTGAGGAAGACAACAACTGCTTATTCAACTCTGGGATGAGAGCAACAAGAGTAGTTTGTTGGCAGTGGAAATCCTGCAGATAGCTGGGTGCACTTCTGTTCTAGTTGGCCTGCGAGGGAGGAGAGGAGAGGTGGATGGTGGGGAAGAAACAGGGGAAGAGGAAGGAGTGGTTTGGGAAAGGGGGTGGAGTTCCTTAAAAAGGATAATGGTAGGTAATGATGGAGTGATTGGAGGAAGGGAAGGAAGCTAGTGGGAATTAGAGGAAATGATAGGGTGTGGCATAGTGGTAAGAGGAGGATATGGAGAAGaaatgtcatgccccgaacccgctgatgggtcctaggtgtgaatatagtaaccttacctgtctctgtatcaattaaacatacatgatacaattcTGAATGAGGGTTCGATCCCGTgggaaccctatacacattcacatacatatccatactcatcaaatacgcaacgGAAAAGGTTCTCTCTATACATACATCAA
This window of the Malania oleifera isolate guangnan ecotype guangnan chromosome 6, ASM2987363v1, whole genome shotgun sequence genome carries:
- the LOC131158271 gene encoding uncharacterized protein LOC131158271 — translated: MEATKSQPQPPRESVAQRYKLTWRILLISNLALGAYMFVRAKKKDAGIGDRKTVSENSSTISTAAVASEEPLLPPPTIEPKKVHEPIPDNQKRELFKWILDVKRKAEPKNPEEKKQIDEEKAILKQFIRAKSIPTF